In Paramisgurnus dabryanus chromosome 14, PD_genome_1.1, whole genome shotgun sequence, one genomic interval encodes:
- the LOC135758137 gene encoding PAK4-inhibitor INKA2-like isoform X3: MKEAGDGLHDQMNCMMGALQELKLLQVQTALEQLKISGNTGCMTQSAVKGSSTSPDPDNEKPQSVRTFVTEDQHPNRSSLGTSPSLSSLGSESVPLPKPISGYTAPQVEYCGPKLGHLPVHHSNQQHLFEPEQQEVDLPGILYSLSREGPSLDSDCLEDTMDDSSDWTSSLMSQSRNRQPLVLGDNVFADLVGNWLDLPELEKDLNRSDFPAHPLRLSRSQELCKRFSLTTNIFKKFLRSVRPDRDKLLKEKPGWMPPDLNPEAELFKRPKKAAKSRGGFYLPFWAGGQLGKGQSCPPPTEKGDQFLELNIDSKTAPEDKVHPLFDYNTAVWV; this comes from the coding sequence ATGAAGGAGGCCGGTGATGGACTACATGATCAGATGAACTGCATGATGGGAGCCCTGCAAGAATTGAAACTCCTTCAGGTTCAAACTGCCCTTGAGCAACTAAAGATCTCAGGAAATACTGGATGTATGACTCAATCGGCTGTTAAAGGTTCTAGCACCAGTCCCGACCCAGACAACGAGAAACCTCAGTCTGTTAGGACCTTTGTAACAGAAGATCAGCACCCCAACCGCAGTAGTTTGGGGACATCCCCCTCGTTGTCCAGTCTAGGGAGCGAGAGTGTACCTCTGCCCAAACCGATCTCAGGTTACACAGCCCCACAAGTGGAATACTGTGGGCCAAAGTTGGGCCACCTTCCTGTACACCACAGCAACCAGCAACATTTGTTTGAACCAGAACAACAGGAGGTAGACCTGCCTGGGATCTTGTACAGCCTGTCTCGAGAGGGACCGTCACTTGACAGCGATTGCCTCGAGGACACCATGGATGACTCTAGTGACTGGACATCTTCACTCATGAGTCAAAGTCGCAATCGTCAGCCTCTTGTGCTTGGAGACAACGTCTTTGCTGACTTAGTGGGCAACTGGTTGGACCTTCCTGAACTGGAAAAAGACCTCAATAGATCTGACTTTCCAGCCCATCCACTCAGACTCAGTCGCTCTCAGGAGCTCTGCAAAAGATTCTCGTTGACCACCAACATCTTCAAGAAGTTCCTGCGTAGTGTGCGACCTGATCGTGATAAACTCCTGAAGGAGAAGCCAGGCTGGATgccaccagatctcaacccagaGGCAGAACTCTTTAAGAGACCCAAGAAGGCAGCAAAGTCTAGGGGTGGCTTTTATTTACCATTCTGGGCAGGAGGGCAACTGGGAAAGGGACAGTCATGTCCTCCACCAACAGAAAAAGGGGATCAGTTTCTTGAACTGAACATTGACAGTAAAACAGCTCCTGAAGACAAAGTCCATCCCTTATTTGACTATAATACAGCTGTTTGGGTTTAA
- the LOC135758137 gene encoding PAK4-inhibitor INKA2-like isoform X2 yields MKTADMDGARKNMDTCLRRLKQELLSMKEAGDGLHDQMNCMMGALQELKLLQVQTALEQLKISGNTGCMTQSAVKGSSTSPDPDNEKPQSVRTFVTEDQHPNRSSLGTSPSLSSLGSESVPLPKPISGYTAPQVEYCGPKLGHLPVHHSNQQHLFEPEQQEVDLPGILYSLSREGPSLDSDCLEDTMDDSSDWTSSLMSQSRNRQPLVLGDNVFADLVGNWLDLPELEKDLNRSDFPAHPLRLSRSQELCKRFSLTTNIFKKFLRSVRPDRDKLLKEKPGWMPPDLNPEAELFKRPKKAAKSRGGFYLPFWAGGQLGKGQSCPPPTEKGDQFLELNIDSKTAPEDKVHPLFDYNTAVWV; encoded by the coding sequence CTCTCTATGAAGGAGGCCGGTGATGGACTACATGATCAGATGAACTGCATGATGGGAGCCCTGCAAGAATTGAAACTCCTTCAGGTTCAAACTGCCCTTGAGCAACTAAAGATCTCAGGAAATACTGGATGTATGACTCAATCGGCTGTTAAAGGTTCTAGCACCAGTCCCGACCCAGACAACGAGAAACCTCAGTCTGTTAGGACCTTTGTAACAGAAGATCAGCACCCCAACCGCAGTAGTTTGGGGACATCCCCCTCGTTGTCCAGTCTAGGGAGCGAGAGTGTACCTCTGCCCAAACCGATCTCAGGTTACACAGCCCCACAAGTGGAATACTGTGGGCCAAAGTTGGGCCACCTTCCTGTACACCACAGCAACCAGCAACATTTGTTTGAACCAGAACAACAGGAGGTAGACCTGCCTGGGATCTTGTACAGCCTGTCTCGAGAGGGACCGTCACTTGACAGCGATTGCCTCGAGGACACCATGGATGACTCTAGTGACTGGACATCTTCACTCATGAGTCAAAGTCGCAATCGTCAGCCTCTTGTGCTTGGAGACAACGTCTTTGCTGACTTAGTGGGCAACTGGTTGGACCTTCCTGAACTGGAAAAAGACCTCAATAGATCTGACTTTCCAGCCCATCCACTCAGACTCAGTCGCTCTCAGGAGCTCTGCAAAAGATTCTCGTTGACCACCAACATCTTCAAGAAGTTCCTGCGTAGTGTGCGACCTGATCGTGATAAACTCCTGAAGGAGAAGCCAGGCTGGATgccaccagatctcaacccagaGGCAGAACTCTTTAAGAGACCCAAGAAGGCAGCAAAGTCTAGGGGTGGCTTTTATTTACCATTCTGGGCAGGAGGGCAACTGGGAAAGGGACAGTCATGTCCTCCACCAACAGAAAAAGGGGATCAGTTTCTTGAACTGAACATTGACAGTAAAACAGCTCCTGAAGACAAAGTCCATCCCTTATTTGACTATAATACAGCTGTTTGGGTTTAA